The Xylocopa sonorina isolate GNS202 chromosome 5, iyXylSono1_principal, whole genome shotgun sequence genome segment CGCCACCTTCTCGTGATTACCTGCAACATTTCCCTGCTGCTTTTCCAATTTATGAACGTTCAAATCGTCCCTGCGATCTGCAACGACAGCATCGTTCCGAGGACGCGGATTGTACGAGCCGTCGAGGGTCGAGTTCTCAATGGTCGAAATGTTTGACACTATAATCAATCACAAGCAGTTGCGTTGCTCTTTATCTGTATACTTCCTCTTTCGCTTCCTGTTTTATCTTGGCTTCCGATCTTTTGTTAAAACGAACGCATGAACGAAACCAGTCGAAAGAAGCATTTACCAATTAGCTTATACCATCATACCTACGGTACTTACGCTTTATCGTATTGTCCGAACGAACGATTTTACTACAACCTAGCGCGATTCCTTTGCCGCAAAGCAGCAAGATTAGGTAAGAGCAGAGCAACACTAACAATATCGTAGCTTCGTACCATTGAATTCGAAGATCCCACATTATTATAACTAACGTTACGACAGATATTACGTACATTGTACAATCTCGTGTCAACACTTGCCATTCCAACGGTATCGCCTGggttgaaaataataaaaaatgataGTCGCGATAAAAGAAAACACTTCGATCTGCTAACCGGACTCGTTTCAACGTTCCAGACAGAAGAGATGCGATCGACGGTACGATATCGAGTTACATATTTaggtccgcgtcgcgcttcgaTGTGTATCCGTAGCATACATCTGGCGATTCGTTCAGGAAGCAACGAAAATCTCTGTTCTTTTTACCATACAAAATTCATACGTTCGCAATATTCTCGATCAATTGTCGATCGGTTAGTTaacttctttttttgttttttttttgtacccAACTTTCCGGCTAACAGGTCGAGAACAAAAGTGTACGTAGCGGTACACTGAATACGTATGTACATCGGCGTAATGGAGAAACGTGTTCATCGCCTCATTTCAACGAAATAAACGTTAAATGTAAAAATAACACGATCGGTAGGAGCTAAACGATTGGCCCAAATTGTACTCCAACGAGATGCTTATCATCCTTTATCTGAAACTGTAGAATCATGACGGAGATTGAAAGAACGAAACGATCGATCTACCGTTATCTGCTAATGAACGTTTTCGTATCTAAACATGAATACCTTCCGCTATCTTAGTCTATTAACTTCACGGTCGATGTCAACACCATCGTCACGCGGCAGTTTCATTTTCACACGTCTAACGAGTACGCGCATTCTCCACACCCCGCAAACCTACACGAATCTCCAATATGCGTGTACACGCGTACAATGTACTTATTCGTACCTTGTATACTTACATGAACAGCAATCAGTGCACCGCAAGCCGGAGTTGCGAACGTATCAAATACGGCACTGCCGACAACCGTACCGGTACCCAAGTCCGATTCGGTCAGAAACGTACCGATCACATTTACAAACATCTCAGGAAAAGAACTGGCCATCGCTAGAAACGTAGCTCCAGCAACGTCGGTGCTTATGTTCATTTTAACGCATATACGGTCGACAGATGGTAACAAATAGTCGTGACAAACGAACGCTGTCAATAGGAAACAGTAGAATCCGAGAATTGCGTGCAACGCTACGGCCCCGTGCCGACGTTGTTCGTACGTGAACAAATCATTGGGGAAGTCATTTATGGAACGGGTCTCGCACGTTTCGTTCGTCCCTTTGTCTTTCTCCCGCGTCTCGTTCGTCGCTCGCCCGACCATCTTCTCTTCCGGCAACCATCCTCCCCGTTGATCCGTTTCGTACGCATCGGGCCAATCGCTCGGGAATAATTCTACAAACGAAAaatattttcttcttcttcttcttcctcttgtccttcctcttcttcttcttgttttAAACACGGGATCAGTCGCGACACAGTCGTACAGTAACTAAGATTATCCTCTTATCTCACCATCTTTACTTTACATTACTCGCATTCATTCGTAAGAGAGGAAAACATGTCGGTCGAACGATAACGTATAAAGATACATTCACCACACACGTACCATCGAACCCTATCTATTTTCTTTTATACTACCTACCGTTCCCGAAAAACCCGTAAGCGATCGAAAAGCACATCGATAACACGGCAATGCGCGCGTAAACTTTCGAATGCCGTACTTTCGTCATTTCACTCGTTCACTCGTCGAACAAAAGTCGTAGCGTTCGAAAAATTGAATCTCGATGCGAGTGCCTTACTGAAATACGTCAAACTACATCTCGAGAAACAGTTTGCTTTTTTTAAGATACATTCAACTGATTGTCTCCCCCCTACTATCCTCCTTACTGCCATCCACGCGTTCTTATTATCTGTTTGACCATCGCAGATTAAGTCGATAACAATAGCGAAATCCGAGTAAAAATTCACTTCACGCGTAATTACGTgacaaatttgatgcgatacttTATAGTACCGTAGTATACCGGATTATTtatatcgctaggaaataaaacGTGTTATATATTTATTAACAACAATACGTATGGGAAATGTTCGTATCGTTTCTTTATTTCATACTCATTGATCTCGAATGTCTTGTGCACATTACAAATCATAATATCGTTCGTGTAGACTTATCATCTGTACATGGCGCTTACGTGTATATAAATACGACCGGCTCGTTGTTGATAATTAAAAATGAGAGTAGCCGATGGAATATACGTACACGCGCATCGGTGGACCGTTTCGATTGCTTTCGCACCGATGCAAACGCAATGGCAGCAGTTCATCGCTCAGTTACATTCGTTACGCAGAACAACTGGCAAGCGTTTTCGTTTCGATGCGCTGAGAATCGAAACTACCGATTGCAGGTCGCGCGTAAATatacatacacacatacacacacacacacaccgaTGCAAGCGTCTCTAAACGCACCTTTCAAGTTTCGCACCTCACAAGTACAAAACTGAACGTAAGTCCGGTAGACTTGCCCATCCGGTAGAACGTCGGTACATTCGCTCCAGACGACCGAACAGAGTGTACGCGTGCATTCGTTACTTCGCTACGTTCTTCTTGGATGACTTATCTTTACCGAACATAGCATCCAGGAACAATCCGGAAAATACTATAAACGTACCGAGCCATTGTCTGGAGGTTAGACTGTTACCAAAGATAAGTATCGAGCCCAAAACGGTAAAGAATTTTCTAGTCGTCGTTACGATGGAACACGGCAATGGACCAAATTCCGCAACGGTAAGAAAAATGAAGTATTGCCCGAATGCTCCTGCTATAGAAAAAGTTGCTACATGCCATAGCGTTGAAGGGTACCTTTGTAAAAACTGGATAAATTGGAATAACTCTCCCGAGGCTACAATGACGACACCACTGAAGATTACAGACCAGGCGTTCATATTCAACATCATATGTCCAGACTTGGACTTGTGCTCGGCTCTCATCCTTTCTTGTACGGCACTAGTCAAACCATCCATCGTTAATGACAATAATAACAACAATTCTCCAAATGCAGCTTGTCCCTCCGATTGCTGTTTCTTCGACGGACCAACATCTTTGTACATGAATAAAGCTACACCGATGACAACTAAGAAGATAAACAGGTACTTTCTAACCGGATAAACCTGCAAAGCAAACGTGTTATATTCGTTAGCCAACCATCTTTTCTAAAAGGTTATACATATTGTAATTACATTAAAATTATACGTGCGATTCATGCGAGACACCCTAAATCCTATAAATCAAGGGATAAGAATAAAAACAAGTTACCGGGTATCCGTTTAAATGTTTACAGGATAATCGATGGATCTAATAAAAGGAGAGAGAAATAACTAAATACCTTGTTTCCCAATAGCACGCCTAGTATCATCACAGGAATCGGTTTGCCGGCTTTACCGATCACTTGCGTCGGATAACTAACAAATTGTAATGCCATATTGCTGCACACCATAGCGAGTAAATAAGTGAGAGCAGAGAGCGCATAGTAAGTTCGCGGAGTGGTATCCTCGCCCTGCTTCATGATCGTTAACAAACTAGTCTTAGCAAACAAATAATTAATTGTACATTGAAAGAACACCAAAGAAAACATGTAAGTAAACTTTTCGCTGCTCTTTCCATCTCCATATTGTCCTCGCGTGATTTTCTCTTGCAACATACCAAAGTGAAAATAACATACAAAAATGCCGAGAGTGCAAAACAACAGTTTGAAACGTTTGGAAGACGCCATTGCAACTAAACGCACCTCAATATATCAAACAAATTCTGTTATTCCGTCAATGTTCGATCACAAACCGATCTCACGATCAGCAGAGAAACGATCGAAACATTCTCTGTGAGAAATGTCCACAGAACGGTACGTGGCATTTCACGATAAGTCACGTTCGACGTAACTCACACACGTTTGCAACGAATGACGGCGCCgagaaatcgacgtatcgatAGAGGGATCCGTGGTTTCTCCGTGGCAACTCTAAATCCGCACAATTCGACTTCGATCAACCCCACTACTACCTTTCAGGGGACAGTTCGGAGAATGGCATTCTCGTCTATGACGCGAGGTTCTATGTCACAAGTGACGCTGACAATTTTTCCCTTGCCACGCGACGAGATTTCCTCGCACCGGCACAGAGAGCAATAACAATGCAACAAGGAAGCGGAAACCCTGCGGAACAACGAACGTAACAACGCGCAAGGCGATGCTGGCGCCATTTATTATCAGCACCTCGAAATCGTTTACAGCCGCGCGAAAAACTAATATAGTACGCGATGCATAAAGTGGAAACGTGACGAATGTCCTTTACACAACAAGCGTAGATACATTTACACAAGGAGTGAGTTATGAAATTAATCAGGGTCTCTTTGCGTCTAGtgacttcttttttcttttcaagtCGCGCTCGTACACGTGCATCTAACTTCCCGGCGCAAAATATCAAGCGTTGGTTCGTGGTCGACGTCGATCATCAGAGTGACGATTACGATCTGTGTTCACATTCATGAAAATACTCATCGAGCGAAAATAACTTTTACCAAGGTTAAGTAAAAGAGAAGGAAATATAAATGAGCCAAAAACATGGAAAGAAATCTTCTAGTACGGATACATCCGAGGTGAATTCTATATGAAGCATTGTTATCGGACAGGTAGCACCATCTTCTGTGAAATTGCTCAAACTGTTTGCAATTTTGTTTCAACAATTGTTAAGTAGATGGCGCTACCAGTGTATCAATGGTTTGCTTCGCTGTCGGTAATGATGTACGACCAGTTTAAGCACCTTCGCGAGAGATGGCGCCAAAATTCAAATGCAATTATAAACGAAATAATTAATCATTAAGTTATTCAATGATTACGACGAGTAATTAAACACCTACATATCACGAGACTAGGTTCCGAAGCGTTCCGTAAGGGCACTTTTGCAATCCGTGCATTGACAAGGAGTTGCAATAAACGTTATGTTATTGTTAATGTATGAATTAATCGCTTAATAAATGCTGCAACGATCGTGGAATCGCCTATACTAAAGTTTAGATCAAGAAACATGTAAAATGCCATCCTGACACAAATAAATAAATCGTTTGCAACAACGTGTGTGGAAATTCGTCGTGAATACGTTCAATTGTATCGACAAATCGCTCGTGCCTTCTACCAACGCGTATATTCAGAGAAACAAGGAAACTAATGGAAGTAGGTACAAAAGAATGGGTATAAATCTTTAGAAATATTACACAGATACGTTGTAATCACTGTAAGCACGAGAGTAATGACAGGACTGGAATAAAGCCAGGAATCACTTTTCAATAACATTTTGTTTACATTAACTATGAAGTTACTGCTCCTCCCTCGATCATTACGTGACAAAAGAAACTGCGTGCTAATTAATTAATAGCGGCAACGGGGAATGTTTTATGTTTGTTCACATTTTTCGATACTACGACAGAACACAAGGCGTGAAGACTGGTAGCgttatctctgtaaaaagtgctgaaactgttcgccGTTCAGGGTTCAGCCGTTCTGTGAGAGATGGCGTCACCATAtcgtaaataaattaatgatGATACTAATTAGTAAATTAATCAGCAATGTTAGAACTATAACGATAGTAGAATGCGTATAATGATTAAAAATGGTCCAAGTGATGAATGCGTGTAAACAATTGAAAGGATTTCTTCGATTAAACGATCAAAATTAATAATGTACTGACACTTGTAATAATCCCTTTGTCTGACCTTTCTTTTGTTTAGCACGCTACATCAAACAATTGCTTACATGTGTATATTTCTAATTTTATGCACAGACGTCTGACAATGCATTCCAAAGGACTTTATTATTCAAGCAACTATACATGTTTACATCAGATAAGAATGACAGagataaaattataatatccaTGCAACGAAGACTAATGTCTAGCCTATTATTACTATTCAGACAAGAATCGCAAAGTCCTGATGCAGTTATAATGAACTATTTAATCAACGACAAAGAAGAAGCTGCATAAATGGCTAATCTATATTATCTCCCTACAAATTGATAGCAGTACTAGTCATACAAGATGCGTCGTACACTGGCTTCTTAAGATCCTTCATAAAATGCACTTACTAAGCCTTACCCACttaaattttagtaatataCTATGTGTAGTATTTTAGTAATATACTAATTGTATGCGTATTTATTAAGGTAATTTATAAGCTAAGACTTTTGTATTCTGTGAATTGTCAAAAAGTTGCAATAAACGTTTTGTTATCTTTAGTGATCGGTTTAATTATTCAATCACCTCCACAACGATCCTGGAATGATCTATTTTGATGTCTGAGACGAAAAGAAAGTAGAATGCTGTACTaaacacaaataaatgaattgcttGCGACCACGTGTGTAGAAACTAATTGGGAATGCATCCAATTCTATGGACGGACCGCTTGTATTTTCTTCCAAAGCGTATATTCAGATAAACAAGCACAGAAACAGAGAAACTAATAAAAGTAAATGTAAGAGGTTGGGCATAAATCTACACAAATATTACGCAGAAACGTTGTAATCACTGCAAGCACAAGAGTGAtgactggaagggaataaaacaacgaatcattttcaataacattttatttacattaaCTATGACGTTACTGCTCCTCCCTCGATCATTACGTGACAAAAGAAACTGCGTGCTAATTAATTAATAGCTGCAACGGGGAATGTTTTATGTTTATTCACATTTTTCGACCCTACGTCACAAAATATAGCGGGAAGACTGGTGGCCGTCTCTGtggaaagtgctgaaactgttcgcTGTTCAGGGTTCAGTCATTTTTAAAGATATGCCACCACTACGACGTAAATTGTGGCGTTATCGACTTctacatctcagcagactcgttcactgtcATCTACTTCCGAAGGACGTTATCGACTTCCACATCTCAGCAGATTCGTTCACTGTCATCTacttccgagggacgttatcgactgccacatctcagcaaactcgttcactgccatctacctccgagggacgttatcgactgccacatctcagcagactcgttcactgccatctacatcggagggacgttatcgactgccacatctcagcagactcgttcactgccatctacctccgagggacgttatcgactgccatatctcagcagactcgttcactgccatctacctccgagggacgttatcgactgccacatctcagcagactcgttcactgccatctacttccgcccctcggaaggtacattttcgttaggaaattgtttaaaaattaattcgtgccttctataaaaaagagactctcgtttgctacgtctttcaaatttacaCGTTTTTAAAATAtactattcacttatttctgcgcCATCAAAGACATCACATCATAATTATCCTTTACAAAATCTAGATTTATATTTAGCTTATATTTCTATGCTTTCtataagaaacataaaaatataaaaagttaCTTTTTACGCGACATTTAATCCTGTATCACGATTATCAAtggagaaccagcaccatgttcCAGGAACGTTCTCTCGAGTCCACGTTCAAACAATGCAAATATCTCTGTCAATAAAGTCGAAACAAAATTAATTACGTACACGGCGACAGGCAGTGATTGTACGGTTCGCGGATAAGTTTTTTGTTACCGCAGCTAATAACCGAAGCCAGTAGCGAAGACTGCAAAGCCCCTGGACATGCAATTGACATAACGGACTCGTGCGGCTACGTTAGTTGTGTTGAACCCTTAGAGCTCTATGAACGCATATATGCGATTTTTCTAAGCttttacttcagtttaccttatttGTTAAAGACTTATTGTTTGTAGGAAATTGTACCTTCCGAGGGGCGGAAGTaggtggcagtgaacgagtctgctgagatgtggaagtcgataacaccacaaaataaattgatattaattaattaattaattaatcaaagATGTTGGGTATTATAATGAAAATTGTAGGCGTATAACCATCTAAG includes the following:
- the Meigo gene encoding solute carrier family 35 member B1 homolog meigo, with the protein product MASSKRFKLLFCTLGIFVCYFHFGMLQEKITRGQYGDGKSSEKFTYMFSLVFFQCTINYLFAKTSLLTIMKQGEDTTPRTYYALSALTYLLAMVCSNMALQFVSYPTQVIGKAGKPIPVMILGVLLGNKVYPVRKYLFIFLVVIGVALFMYKDVGPSKKQQSEGQAAFGELLLLLSLTMDGLTSAVQERMRAEHKSKSGHMMLNMNAWSVIFSGVVIVASGELFQFIQFLQRYPSTLWHVATFSIAGAFGQYFIFLTVAEFGPLPCSIVTTTRKFFTVLGSILIFGNSLTSRQWLGTFIVFSGLFLDAMFGKDKSSKKNVAK
- the LOC143424079 gene encoding sodium/potassium/calcium exchanger 4 translates to MVGRATNETREKDKGTNETCETRSINDFPNDLFTYEQRRHGAVALHAILGFYCFLLTAFVCHDYLLPSVDRICVKMNISTDVAGATFLAMASSFPEMFVNVIGTFLTESDLGTGTVVGSAVFDTFATPACGALIAVHAIPLEWQVLTRDCTMYVISVVTLVIIMWDLRIQWYEATILLVLLCSYLILLLCGKGIALGCSKIVRSDNTIKRKYRRYDVSNISTIENSTLDGSYNPRPRNDAVVADRRDDLNVHKLEKQQGNVAGNHEKVANIERSLKHSPSEYLFTWPRERSTIVKFWFTLVWPLKFLLFLTIPDARVERLKHWYPLTFVMSVVWIAIISYLLSWMMTTIGDTVGIPDSIMGLTFLAAGGNMPEVASIVILAKQGDGNMAMSNTLGANILDILLCLGLPWTIKCLMTGKDVLIVSNALSYSVLSIVACIAVLYGVIAFFGFKLNKKVGLICLLLYAIFVVFACLVELNAFFFVHFPMCDH